A region from the Desulfobacterales bacterium genome encodes:
- a CDS encoding DUF2294 domain-containing protein, whose protein sequence is MQSKKTGKLQAVTKGQVEAEISNALISFEREHMGRGPVEAKTYIIQDMVLIRLKGVLTPAERHLAIDEEGIQLIKQVRTKLMENAHAMLKEIIHKITGVSPVSLYTDISTKTGERFIIITFEEELEGRYRLN, encoded by the coding sequence ATGCAAAGTAAAAAGACCGGTAAACTTCAGGCGGTAACAAAAGGTCAGGTGGAGGCTGAAATCAGCAACGCCCTCATTTCTTTTGAAAGGGAACATATGGGGCGCGGTCCGGTGGAGGCCAAAACGTATATTATTCAGGATATGGTGCTGATTCGACTAAAAGGCGTCCTGACGCCGGCAGAACGTCACCTGGCAATCGATGAGGAAGGAATCCAGCTGATCAAACAGGTGCGGACCAAACTGATGGAAAATGCCCATGCCATGCTCAAAGAGATCATTCATAAAATTACCGGGGTTTCCCCGGTGAGCCTGTACACGGACATCAGCACCAAAACGGGGGAGCGGTTTATTATCATCACATTTGAGGAAGAGCTGGAGGGCCGCTACCGCCTAAATTGA